One genomic segment of Vespa velutina chromosome 10, iVesVel2.1, whole genome shotgun sequence includes these proteins:
- the LOC124952314 gene encoding DPH3 homolog has translation MSVYHDEVEIEDFEYDEDEEIYYYPCPCGDQFQISKADLIAGEEEATCPSCSLVVKVIYNKEAFLEKQENINKTEQKKEPLSEKV, from the coding sequence atgtCAGTGTATCACGACGAAGTGGAAATCGAAGATTTTGAatacgacgaagacgaagaaatttACTACTACCCTTGTCCATGCGGTGATCAATTCCAAATATCAAAGGCAGATCTTATAGCTGGTGAAGAAGAAGCTACATGTCCTTCGTGTTCACTTGTTGTtaaagtaatttataataaggAAGCATTTCTtgagaaacaagaaaacattaataaaacagaacaaaaaaaggagcCTCTGTCGGAAAAAGTTTGA
- the LOC124952311 gene encoding DNA-directed RNA polymerase III subunit RPC7-like — MAGRGRGKFKPSMSFNTEQLGFAKGEVLPPPVLQPPQKYPMLEYKALTFSITNEMSYLLELKRDYTEYLRESPYNVQPIELKKDIERYSDRYQDLMTDKSGYDTRYDWSKVPAELKPSIRRQKCQATVQPKKKQKTVDIESKLQELEKKETNQQSDVQEEEEEKADEEAEEKETDEVVEDEEEELDEEMDEGTDYVNSYFDNGEGYDDEEDNMDDGPIY; from the coding sequence ATGGCAGGAAGAGGACGCGGAAAATTCAAACCTTCTATGTCATTTAATACAGAACAATTAGGATTTGCTAAAGGAGAAGTTTTACCACCTCCGGTTTTGCAACCTCCACAGAAATATCCTATGTTGGAATATAAAGCTTTGACTTTTTCAATTACCAATGAAATGAGTTATTTATTGGAATTGAAAAGGGACTATACTGAATATTTAAGAGAATCTCCATATAATGTACAACCtatagaattgaaaaaagatattgaacGTTATTCTGACCGTTATCAAGATTTGATGACTGATAAAAGTGGCTATGATACTAGATATGATTGGTCCAAAGTACCAGCGGAATTAAAACCATCTATTCGTAGACAAAAATGTCAAGCGACTGTACAGCctaagaaaaaacagaaaactgTTGATATAGAATCAAAGTTAcaagaattagaaaagaaagagactaATCAACAGAGTGATGTacaggaagaggaagaagaaaaggctgatgaagaagcagaagaaaaagaaacagatgaAGTGGTtgaggatgaggaagaagaattaGATGAGGAAATGGATGAAGGGACTGATTATGTAAATAGTTATTTTGATAATGGAGAAGGTTATGACGATGAAGAAGATAATATGGATGATGGACctatctattaa